AATGGTCAGAATCTTCTGAGTCCATTGTAGAAAACAAGATCCAGCTACACTCACCGAGAGCGTCAGAAGCAACATTAcgtagagaaaaatataaagagaataaataCGTACATAGGATGGGACTATAAATTTCATGATAATTCTGTGTCGAAACATTGAGtcgttgaaattgaaattgcatgTATCGCATATTCcacatttttcgataattatacgatatattgaccaatatcaaaaaaacaaGTTTCGGTTCAAGTGTAGTTTCGAATCGGTTtcgaaagaataaaacaaagatattGATTCGACTGAGGtattgaagaaaaagtaatttttgcatttaatacTAACCATCGTCCGAGACATCGCTCGAAAGCGGTTTCCGTTGCTGATTGGTCGGCGAAAGTGACGATTGAGAAATTTCATGCGTTTCGTGCAGAGAGTCTAAGCTACCGTAACGAATAGACGATAGCGTTGAACCTTCCAATATTtgctacaaaatatttaaaaaattagaaaatacgtCACGAATTGAAAGCGAAACGTATTTACGAACGATTCGAGGTATGCGAGAATTCCATAGtcgatcaaattaaaataacagtttcgaaattctttggAATTCCAATAATCTCGAATTACATAATCTCGAAAGCATTGATCTTCAATCACGAGACGATTCAATTTGCTTCGATACTTTGCACTCCTCGCATGCCTTTACgaatcgtgttttttttttttttttgcttttagtCACGATAAGATGAACGATAACGTGTAAACTTACTTCGGTGtctgttttcaattttttaatagtactATCAGAGATGTTTTCTTGAGGTAAAATCGTAGTAGATTCGTTTGCGAGTAGCGACACTCGTCTAACGGACGTAGGTTGTTGTTGTACGGCTATCGAAAGATGTGGCACTCGACCGGTCGATCGAGAGCCGATATCAAGATAAGATTTATCGTTGAAGTTGGAAAGTCTTGTTGCGGATGAAAGATAAGCAGTAGGTGTCATTACAGTACTGTCAACTATACTATCGAGCAAATCATcgttttccatttcatttttagCCAATTGCCATTCCGTCTCGATTCTCCGGCgctcttcttctctcctttcaGCTTCTCGCCTCTGTCGATTTTGATCTCTCTGCAACATTGCTTTTGTTTCCTGTTCGAATCTTCGTATACGTTCCTGAGTAGTTGCGCTCAAACCAGCGTACGTTCTTATCGTGATCTCGTCGTTGCTTTGCTTGGTATCATTCGAGGCACTCGAAAGTGTCGAACTTGCGTCGAAGCAGCTCAGGCCAGTCTCGCTAGAGAGTCGGGACGACTCCGAAGTCGACGAGACGGTCGAGCGATGGATCGGTGATTGCATCGATGGAACCGACTCTATCgtacgatttaaatatttgttcgaCTTTTCGGAAGGAACGACATTATCGTGATTGTTTAACATATCACGGTTGGTAATGGCGCAATCGGCTATTATATCGTCGGTGCTAGCATGTGCGATACCATCGAGCGTCGGTGATCGATCATCGGATCGATCAGTGGAACGATCGATGGAACGATtcgattgattttgattttcgtGCATCAAAACGATCTCACTGACCGAACATTGCCTCTCGTTCAATGCCATACTTCGTCGGTTTTGTAGATTTTCCGTATCTTGTTTCATCCTCGGctttatatgaaatagaaaacaGTTGCAACAATTTAACCAATATTATCACTTTAAAcgagattatataataaaatataaattatctatacaGTAAATATATCACATCTCTCGAATCGAAACAAACCTTATCGACTTCGTGAGTTTCGTTATCCGTCTCATCTtgacattttcttcttctttgtatttttcgaTTAGCAGCGGATATGATGGATGACACGATGTCTTTGGCGGATGCCATTTCGCGTActcctattttatttaaatcaaaatgaaatttaattatttcaatttgaaacgaTAATAATGGATAATAACAGAACACATGCATAGACGTACCTTCGactttttgaatattgttCAACAAGAGATTATGATTATTACTGGAAGTTGTTGTCTCGATCTCACTAGTGTCTGCTGGAAGACTAAGATTAACGCTCAATCTACTTAAATCATCCAAATCATCGTCCGAAAAGAACCAATCGacctgaaataaaataatcctaTTCAACATTTCTGTTTTCGCaaacaatcattttttattcgcgcaaataaaattattaaattgcatcTACGTACATTGTTTAATAAGCTCTCGACGATCCGACATTGATGCGACATATCGGTAACCATAGTAACCATATTGTCCCGAGAACCACTTGCTCTAACCAAAGTAGGGCCGAATACAATGGCTAAATTCTTTGCTTCCATTTTATTAACCTCGCTATGTTCAACTATTCTTTTCAgatgaaacattaaatatttaagagttGCGAAATGATGTTCTGGAAGATCTCTCAGCAACTTTCTTATAGTTGTCATTCTCCTCTGGGGATCTTCGACTTTATCAGCATCGATAAACATAGGATATAATTCTGCAGTAAGCAACGAATCCGGGAGTTGCCGAAAAAAGGACTTGAGAAGAGAAGATATTACATTTACGTCGCTCCATCTAggatcctaaaaaaaaaaaaaaaacagtaaccaaaaagaaaaataaataatcaaatgaattacattaattaaataacaaatgtaTAATACACATATACGATAAATGCATAACGATACATTATTTTACCTggagattaatattttcgaaacctTTGTTCACGCTATCTGTTAAATGTGAAATAGCAGCGGTATTACCGGGTACCCTATAAATGCCAACCACTTCAAGACCCCTCGCTTCGACAATACTGGTACACATTTCGACGATCAATGGTACATATTCTGAGAAAGATGACTGTGACcaccaaataaaaaaaaatttttaatcatttagaaTATACGATAGTTTgtctcgaaataaaattaaaaatgtatatacgtatatataattaccgGTGGACAGAGTTCGAGTGGAACTTTAAAAGTAGCACCTTCTGGTGGTAATTGCGTGGTTGGAGATGAAGGAGATGCCGTTTGACCGTGCATTTTTCGTAACTGTTTCGCAACTCTACCTTTCCACGTCTTGGTTTTCGGAGAAACTAAATTATCGATCGTTTGACTCGGTTTTCGAGTCTTATTTATCGGCGATTGTCCGGTCGGAGATCTGTTCCTAAAGGAAGTTAATTTCTTGATACCTTTGTGTCCTGGAAGAGGACTCAATCGTTGACTACCGCTACCACTACTAGTCGACACTGTCATTGTTACAGAGTTCATTTGACATGGTGAAGAACTATTCGTAGGTCCTGGTGTTTGTGGGACAGCTTGTTGCTTCAAAGTGCTATTTTGAGCAATTTCCTAAGtacaattaaatgaaattaaattataataattaatgttacggACGTTTTTCTCACAAATTactttttccaaattaaaaaaatttaaaaaattttttaaaaatcgcaaGCTTAAACTCTTACAGATGGCTTTTCAGCGGCAGCATGCTCATGTAATGCTCGTAACCAAAGTGCCATGGATGCCGCATCTTCGGTCTGCAGTAAAACTTCTGCGTTTGGATTGGCCAATCGTAACACGTGTTTACGTTTCGTGTAATCCTCTGCGATATCTACAAGGGAACATCTTACGTCCACGCTTTGAGCTACATTTTCACCGTCGCAGGCCAACGAAGGACTCTAAAGACGTTCGGAAATTATAAACGTGTAAAAACGTGTAACAAtacatcatttttataaaattgatcggTATAAAAATGTATGCGACATTTCAAAATACCTGATTTTGACGATCCTTGTAAAAGAAGAGAATAGGTCCACGAAGAATACCCCACAATTGTTTCCATGAACGATCGGAAGATCGctgaaattcaataaataatttacgaaatataataattttaaacgtaaATAATTGAGAAGCGTCATTatcatatacaattatatgaaatataacttTACCTTTCCATCTAATACGGTAAATTTTACATGCAGAGGTCCTTCTCGTTCCATTTGACCAACATCTTTTACGATATCCGTGACAGCTGGTTCCCGAGTGTTGCCGCTGAAAAGGTGAAATGTACTTTTTAGGAAAATTCTTTatcaattacttatttttaatgaaaacgcATTTCTAAATCTTTCTCTAATCTAACCGATATAGCGAAAGGAACGAACTACGCGTTTCGACAAATCAAcgattccctttttttctttcattaccaCTTCATTACCGAGCTCTACTTCGAAGCAACAATACACCTATCTATGTaaacaaaaatctttaaacgaaacgaaaaattaattgtaaggAAGAATTAACGCGCGGTTCTACGAACGATTAGTTATTAGTGATTACTGGTTAAAAGCAGACAAATCGAGCGATGGAGTTATTAATATGTTGCGTTCAATTCAGAAACGTTGACGAGCACATAATAAAAACGCGACGAAAGGCAAGATTATTGGGGAAAACGGAATGCAGCATCTTTACGCTTTTCTCAACATGTACTATCCTCaccgattaatatttttgtttaaacttGCAGATTGAGTCACTTCCTCGAAGATGCGACGAAGCGATGCTATATCGTTTGGAAGTAGCCGCCATCTCTTATGAATGCTGAAAATATGGACGGAGGCAGAACTTGATGTATACTCGCGACTGGTCTACTACGATAATACTATGACAGGCAAGTAGTCCACATTCCAAACAGCATAGGaaagttatatattcataCGTGACAGAAAATGCGCAATATACCGTGGATAGACCTAAAAGCTTCGTATTATCGCGACAGTGATCTCGAAGATTTACCTTCTAGAAGTATGAATAACAGGCTCGTAATCGCTTAATTCCAAATCACTGTCAACATGAATTCGTTCACCCCAAGTTGCTTTTAAGTAAGACACTCTTCTTGTGGCACGATCTTCATCCGCTATAGAacgaacaaatataaaaataataattatttcaataaagaatTCACTCGAtgaacaatattattcaatattattttacatacttACCGATCTGCGTATTCTTTTGTCGTCTGAATACAACTTGGTTATTGTGCGTATCATTATCCGATGGTAACATACCTTCGAGACACAAAGAatgttttgattaattaattaaggatATTACAcgatataacatttaaaataaaatgatttaatcctaatcgaaattataaaaagaataaaatagagaattaggtagattaatatagaaaaactaACCGTGTTCAGTTTTAATGATTTGCGTGTAATCATCTTGTTGTTGACTTCTAGATCCTTTCTCGACAATTATCGCATTTTCGTCGCTACTTCTAGTCGTATCCACATAAATGCTATCAtcatttccatttatattaCGCTTTCGTTCAGTGTCGTCCTGTCTTCGTGACCAATGGTGCCTAGCAGTTTCCAACATGTTATTCGCGCTCGTCGACTCCCATGATTCTGCGCTATTACTACGAATTCTTGATTGTACATGTTCCCCATCTATGATTCTTGGATTCGATGTTTCTGGAAATGGTaggtatgatataaaaattgacgaaacattagaatatttttgtaaattgaaacgatatttGCGATGTTAGTATGTTTCAACGCTGtaacattttgaatttaaaaaaatcatattgtacatctatataaaagtaaatctcGTGCAAAGTAACGACACAACATTAAAATCTGTGCGATATACAAatagaacataaaaaaaaataaaagatgaataCAATGaatgtaagaaataaaatttgagacaAAAGTGAGTGAACGAACGAACTTaagttaaaaaaggaaaaagggaagagGTGCACAAAAGAGTAAGAGTGAGAGTGAATGAAAGCgagcgaaagagagaaagagagagagactgcAACACACATTTAACTAATTCATCTCTCTCTTCTACCTTCTAAAGTATTATAGTTGATCGGTGGTTCACAATGGATCTGTTTGCTGCCTATGGGAATTATTCTGTTTCCTTTTAATCCGCTACCTAAATATTCATAGTAGCATATTAAGAAtggataataattggaaagatgcgtataagagaaatatataattatctatgtgtaaaatttttctctgtgttttgttgtttttcattttgtttacaatatttatctaccgtaatttttcttatatattaaaagtagaactattatagattaataaaacatatgataaaaggagagagaaaaaaatataaataaacaactaCATAAGAAAACTCACCACTGTCCAAAGATTTAGTTTCCCTTGTCGATACAGGTGGTAATCTCCTTGGTTCTTGAGCTTCGgctttcgattcgaattctcTTTTCCGAACAGCAACATTTGGTACGCTACGTTTGTTCGACAATCTTGAAAGTTCACTTCGATAAAGGTTAGTACGATCACCAGTCGGTTCATCGTCGTCGCTCAAAAGTCGGCCCGATTCGAATTGTTTGGCTCGTTTCGATACGATTTGAAGTCCTTGCGGAAGTATAGGGAATTTATCGTTCATCTTTTTCTCAGGTCCGGGAGACGAAGGTAAAGAAGAAGCGCCATTTCTCCCATCTATAGATTGTCGTTCACCGGAAAGTAAAGCGCCCACGCTCGCTATATTTTCGTGTATTCTAGACAAAGTTCCAACAAAATTGCTCGATTTGCCTACATTTCGTTGTAATTGTTGCTGATGTTTATCAGATTCTTTCGAATCTCGATTATCGTCACAGCTGGACGGAGTACTCAAACGATCACATACGTTAGGTGTTACAATTTGCTGATGCATATACTCCAGAGGATGAGTCGTGTTAGAAGTTTCTTCGATTTGCTCGTTTCGGGaagtaaaataatcaatttcttcCGCCCCATCGTTACTGCTCTTCATTCTTTGAACGTTCTGATTAGACGAGGATTTATCGGACACAAGTTTTCCAGGGAAAGTTCTGTTACTATTTTGAGCACTTTTCAATATCGACAATTGTTGATCTTGTTTCGAATCGGTCGGTGGCCAAACTTGTTTCTGAAATTTCTGCGGTCTTGCGTAGAATTCTCTTGGAATAACGGTTCCGTTGTTATTGTTTCGAACAGGAGATTCCGATCTCTCTTCGGGCAGAAACCAACCGATCGGTTGACTCGGCCGtcgtaaaaattcttctttttgttcGAAACTTTTGCGAAGCCTTGTCATAATAATCGAATCGTCGATATTCGTATTTCCGATATTTATTCCGCTGCTCGAACTCGTCCCACTATTCGCTCTGTGACCACTCAAATTTCCGTTTCTTCCATTTTCGTTCCTACTTTCATTCGCTTCGTTCCCGACTAGAGTAGAACTGGATTCGTAAGAAGATGGGTCGTTGGCATGGATCGAAGAAGAATCCCTTCTGGAATCGATACCGAATCTAGAACGTGGCTCGCAGGATCTAAGCGCGTCCGTGCTAAGATAGCTTGccgtttcaaaattattaatcatcgaGCCACTGGTACTTCCTTCGCTTGCTCGACGTGAACTGATTCTTTTTGAAGCAGGCCGATAAATAGGTACTTGCGGTTCCGCTCGGGATAAAGGAACTCGTGTCAAACTCGAATGTTGATGAGATTGCTGTTGTttctgttgttgttgttgttgttgttgtggcGATTCTTgttgataatgatgataattagGAGGATGAGGATGAtagtgatgatgatgatgatgatgatgatgagaaGAATGATGATCGATATTCGTCCTTAACGATTCCCCGAATCGAACAGGTTCATATATCGGATCTTTGATCCGATCGTAAATCTGATCGCTATTGGTTCTCGAATAGATAGATTCGGAACGCGTCCTGTCAAAATGAtcgtatttatcattatatttcatatcggATTGCATGGATCTATCGTATGATTGCATTACGGTTAAATTCGATGTATCTTTTCCTAATTGTTGCGGCTGATTACGTAATTTTACTTTGTTGTCTTCCACCGACTCGTAACGACTAATTATTTCTTGGGAAGGTTTAGAACGATAAATCGTACTTTTAGCCGATTGCGTTTTGTCATTACTCTCCGACGATTGTTGAATTTCTTCGGAAAAATCTTGATCCCGACTGGAAACGCCATCGTCGATCAATGGTCGAGCTAGTTCTTGATCCTGGCATAACGGCGTAGGCATTGAACTTGGTGCCGAACAAACCCAAGATTGTCTCGTCCTTGGCGACAAACCAGGAATCATACTGACAGATCTACGTTGCCTATGCCCACTTCTTTCCGGGGAACGTAACCGCGGTCGTTGATTCGTTTCAGGATTATGAGCCGTCTCGCCGAAATATCGTTGCAAAATATCGTCCTCCTTGGAAACCACGAGAAGCCGTAGCCAAGGTCCTGCCTGTTGAATACGTTGAACTACTTTTGCGTATTGTTCACCGCGTGTTGGTTTCCCGTCAACAGAAACGACCCGATCCCCTGTTCGTAGACCTGCTTCGGCCGCTGGAGAGTTCTCGCGCACTTGTTTCACAAATATCGTATCCATTGGCTCATCTATTTTCGTTCGTTCATGATCTGGTAGCATCTAatggaaatcaattttttccttttataaataaattgtatcaaaTTACGTAAAACTTGAATGGAATTTCAACACTTACGAAACAAGATTCTGGcggataaacaataaaatgacGAAGAGTAAAGCCAAAACCATTTTCTCCACGCTGCAACAATAATGTTCTTGGACTTCGAGGCGGCGAATTATCTTGAATCGATGGATTATCTTTCGTTGTCGCTGATGTAACACCGGCGACGATCCCGACATTTGGTCCTGTTGAAAGTGCCGATACTGCAGGTGGAGACGAACCATGttctatctaaaaaaaattttcttctttacctttttttcatttttgaacacgtactttataaatatgcgcgtaaataataatttcacacaACCAGTTTAtaccaaaaatataaaaatttgtattccaTTTTGAACGAtgatacataatttttctcaCAATTGTGACGATTATTCCTTTCCAATCCTTatcttctgttttttttttttatacgatcagagaaaaaagaaaaaatgaacataatatcgctaatgttaaattttttctaacaatttGTAACTAGGGAAAGAAATAACGGGAATAAAGATTAgcgatgaatttataaaataacaattgcaACAAAACTACGAaaaattcgagagagagagagagagagagagagagagagagagagagatgtgagaaaaaatagaaaatagaaatttaaaaaaataatacgttcaaaaataacaatggattaactaatttaaaaagttagaacatatatatatatacatatgtattattgaaaatattacgaattagTAAGCAAATGcatggaattaaaaatcttcataTTTAGCTTTCGAAAAGCACTCAACGATTCAATCTTTTCAGTTTCTTCCCTTTCTACGTCTCGAAAATGCGTTTCCCAGATTCGTTCACTAAAATAAACCGAATCAAAGTTTGGCACGATCATTTGGTTTTACGTACCGTGTGCGCCTGCCCAACCAACCCTTGAGAATTATTTCGGTCCTCAGCCATTGTGCTGTTTCCTGAAAgattggaaattaatattacgaaagtatcttaagaaatataagaataataaccatgagtaatattaaatctgtttcgtttaatatttcataattaatttcgtataCAGAATAaatgtatcgaaaaattttgttttacaaaatttcttttcatatttaaaagatttaagatAACGTTAATATCGAATATGTTTCTCAATCTTACGTGtaatatatactaaaattattatacgtacatgtatatacatatatatatatatatatatatatacatgcataGACATCGAACGGTTGAACAGCGAGCCATTCTACTTTCTCTGTAACGCGACATACtttcatgatataatttactctacttttgttttaatttgtcattttaacattttttaaaatataaaaataaaatatatgttaatttacaaaataagcAAGTTTTATATTGAAcggaaaaaatgtttatctcATGATCttgattattctataaataaaatatttttcgacctAAATAGAAGGTAAAACAATAAAtcgtattatatgtattaccTATTTTAGATACAATTGAATATATCCAATGCTTTTTGCTTATTCTATTCTAAGGAATATCCATTTCATGGATAGAATTTCTCTCTTCTATTTTAcatagtataaatttttcatatttaaaaatgttataaatagtttatagtTTCTTTAATCATTGCaagtgataattttatatatcgaagaaattagataattaaaatatttaaatatatattaaaaaattattcgtactATATTtgtaatcgaaatatatatatatataattttttgttttttttgtcattttactttttaattcttaaattaacttatgttttttttatgttttcatgtTTTCTCATTggttatatacaattaactatagaattatatacaatttaattatatacaatttgtgGACAATTCatacttttgtttttattcttgaattcATTTctgatcaaaattaattcaacgTACAAATCACTTTGctcatttccaaaaatatattaaccaATTCATAActgataaattaaatcgttaCTAAACATTGACGATTATTATGATAAGCCCGCGATTATTGTGATAAGCGGTAGGAAATTGAGAATGTAGCTTGCTGTTTTTTCTCAAGTAAgttatttcgttataaaaatattttttatagaaaaataaataaacaaatatatttatgtatcataTATCTATTCtcattcttttctaaatttttacacaataatttttcatgtttttctttaaattataatttataattataattatatcgaatatttttaaaatataacgttTCAAAATGTTCATTTAAATCGTGATatgttttgttaaattttttaaaaacaacaacacaattgcaataaattcaataaacaactcaataaacaaaatattttaaataattcgcgAAATTCAGTATATAATTCAGcctgtattatatatatgtacacattatatttgaaaaatcaaattggaGGGAAGTAGAAAAGATGAATATATACTCCGTGTATGTGTGCGTAGGAAGGAAAGGCGGAGGAAtgagatagaaagagagagaaatgtagTTACTAAACCTACAAATACACACCTTAAGTAGGAAGTGTCGCGCTTCCAGTGCTCGCAGCGCCCCTGTCGTTGCTCCCTCGTTTTTCCCGATAcgggaataaattaatttgtgctatgaaatttcgtttgtccttttaattttttccttcgctCTTATAAAGTTTTTCCACACCAATTATATGCAGacgaatcaaaaaaagaaacgccaGGCAGTGTATACTTATTAGGATGCTCGC
The sequence above is drawn from the Apis cerana isolate GH-2021 linkage group LG11, AcerK_1.0, whole genome shotgun sequence genome and encodes:
- the LOC107994952 gene encoding uncharacterized protein LOC107994952 isoform X9 — encoded protein: MAEDRNNSQGLVGQAHTIEHGSSPPAVSALSTGPNVGIVAGVTSATTKDNPSIQDNSPPRSPRTLLLQRGENGFGFTLRHFIVYPPESCFMLPDHERTKIDEPMDTIFVKQVRENSPAAEAGLRTGDRVVSVDGKPTRGEQYAKVVQRIQQAGPWLRLLVVSKEDDILQRYFGETAHNPETNQRPRLRSPERSGHRQRRSVSMIPGLSPRTRQSWVCSAPSSMPTPLCQDQELARPLIDDGVSSRDQDFSEEIQQSSESNDKTQSAKSTIYRSKPSQEIISRYESVEDNKVKLRNQPQQLGKDTSNLTVMQSYDRSMQSDMKYNDKYDHFDRTRSESIYSRTNSDQIYDRIKDPIYEPVRFGESLRTNIDHHSSHHHHHHHHHYHPHPPNYHHYQQESPQQQQQQQQKQQQSHQHSSLTRVPLSRAEPQVPIYRPASKRISSRRASEGSTSGSMINNFETASYLSTDALRSCEPRSRFGIDSRRDSSSIHANDPSSYESSSTLVGNEANESRNENGRNGNLSGHRANSGTSSSSGINIGNTNIDDSIIMTRLRKSFEQKEEFLRRPSQPIGWFLPEERSESPVRNNNNGTVIPREFYARPQKFQKQVWPPTDSKQDQQLSILKSAQNSNRTFPGKLVSDKSSSNQNVQRMKSSNDGAEEIDYFTSRNEQIEETSNTTHPLEYMHQQIVTPNVCDRLSTPSSCDDNRDSKESDKHQQQLQRNVGKSSNFVGTLSRIHENIASVGALLSGERQSIDGRNGASSLPSSPGPEKKMNDKFPILPQGLQIVSKRAKQFESGRLLSDDDEPTGDRTNLYRSELSRLSNKRSVPNVAVRKREFESKAEAQEPRRLPPVSTRETKSLDSGSGLKGNRIIPIGSKQIHCEPPINYNTLEETSNPRIIDGEHVQSRIRSNSAESWESTSANNMLETARHHWSRRQDDTERKRNINGNDDSIYVDTTRSSDENAIIVEKGSRSQQQDDYTQIIKTEHGMLPSDNDTHNNQVVFRRQKNTQIADEDRATRRVSYLKATWGERIHVDSDLELSDYEPVIHTSRSIHKRWRLLPNDIASLRRIFEEVTQSASLNKNINRGNTREPAVTDIVKDVGQMEREGPLHVKFTVLDGKRSSDRSWKQLWGILRGPILFFYKDRQNQSPSLACDGENVAQSVDVRCSLVDIAEDYTKRKHVLRLANPNAEVLLQTEDAASMALWLRALHEHAAAEKPSEIAQNSTLKQQAVPQTPGPTNSSSPCQMNSVTMTVSTSSGSGSQRLSPLPGHKGIKKLTSFRNRSPTGQSPINKTRKPSQTIDNLVSPKTKTWKGRVAKQLRKMHGQTASPSSPTTQLPPEGATFKVPLELCPPSSFSEYVPLIVEMCTSIVEARGLEVVGIYRVPGNTAAISHLTDSVNKGFENINLQDPRWSDVNVISSLLKSFFRQLPDSLLTAELYPMFIDADKVEDPQRRMTTIRKLLRDLPEHHFATLKYLMFHLKRIVEHSEVNKMEAKNLAIVFGPTLVRASGSRDNMVTMVTDMSHQCRIVESLLNNVDWFFSDDDLDDLSRLSVNLSLPADTSEIETTTSSNNHNLLLNNIQKVEGVREMASAKDIVSSIISAANRKIQRRRKCQDETDNETHEVDKPRMKQDTENLQNRRSMALNERQCSVSEIVLMHENQNQSNRSIDRSTDRSDDRSPTLDGIAHASTDDIIADCAITNRDMLNNHDNVVPSEKSNKYLNRTIESVPSMQSPIHRSTVSSTSESSRLSSETGLSCFDASSTLSSASNDTKQSNDEITIRTYAGLSATTQERIRRFEQETKAMLQRDQNRQRREAERREEERRRIETEWQLAKNEMENDDLLDSIVDSTVMTPTAYLSSATRLSNFNDKSYLDIGSRSTGRVPHLSIAVQQQPTSVRRVSLLANESTTILPQENISDSTIKKLKTDTEQILEGSTLSSIRYGSLDSLHETHEISQSSLSPTNQQRKPLSSDVSDDGKRQIPVSGGTYHLTYTVPQAPLAPPRRQRAHRQCRCRCRCQYHCQCQYQCRCRYQCQCRCQGECKYQGQCQTQTTSMSCNDHRHPSHPLREYRPRSPPNSRSLSSPSSSHHREGCLRAQGPDCLPRL